A genomic region of SAR324 cluster bacterium contains the following coding sequences:
- a CDS encoding ABC transporter permease, with translation MTSQITLSNEVNETVKDEAFDLAPNWKLIWWRFKKHRLALVSAFVLLGIILIALFPDFFSIQDPNKSSARESFMPPQGISFFHDGSFQIHVKPLKGKRNKTTLKMEWGVDEKRILPLHFLTSGYEYEVFGLFKTDLHLFGVEKPSARNSFHLLGTDRLGRDQWSRLMHGTRVSLSIGLVAVGLSIFLGILLGGISGYYGGWPDLVIQRLIEILQSLPPIPIWMALTAALPRDWTVEQTYFAITLILSLLGWTTLGREVRGRFLSLREEDFVMAAKLSGCSQSRIIFRHMLPTFTSHIIATSTLAIPVMIINETFLSFLGLGLRPPAISWGVLLQEAQNLQSIALAPWLLLPGLAVIFTVLALNILGDGLRDAADPYS, from the coding sequence ATGACTTCTCAAATCACCTTGAGCAATGAAGTCAACGAAACGGTCAAGGATGAGGCCTTTGACTTAGCTCCTAATTGGAAGCTTATCTGGTGGCGTTTTAAGAAGCATCGGTTAGCTTTAGTCAGTGCATTTGTGTTGCTTGGAATCATTCTGATTGCTCTGTTTCCAGATTTCTTCAGTATTCAAGATCCCAACAAATCGAGTGCTCGTGAATCTTTCATGCCGCCTCAGGGGATATCCTTTTTCCATGATGGAAGTTTCCAAATCCATGTTAAACCACTTAAAGGGAAACGGAATAAGACAACACTCAAGATGGAATGGGGTGTCGATGAGAAGAGAATTTTACCTCTTCATTTCTTGACAAGTGGTTATGAATACGAGGTCTTTGGGCTTTTCAAAACAGATCTACACCTCTTTGGTGTTGAAAAACCATCCGCTCGAAATTCGTTTCACCTGCTGGGTACCGATCGTCTAGGCCGAGATCAATGGTCTCGACTTATGCATGGAACCAGAGTTTCACTTTCAATCGGGCTGGTCGCAGTTGGGCTAAGTATTTTTCTTGGAATCCTGCTCGGTGGAATATCAGGATATTACGGAGGCTGGCCCGACTTAGTCATTCAAAGGTTGATCGAGATCCTTCAATCACTGCCACCTATTCCCATCTGGATGGCCTTGACTGCAGCCTTGCCCAGAGACTGGACGGTAGAGCAGACTTACTTTGCGATCACGCTAATCCTCTCACTGTTGGGCTGGACAACACTAGGGAGGGAGGTTCGTGGTAGGTTTTTGTCATTGAGAGAAGAAGACTTCGTCATGGCCGCAAAACTTTCCGGGTGCAGCCAAAGTCGAATCATCTTCCGACATATGCTACCCACCTTCACCAGTCACATCATTGCCACCAGTACTCTGGCTATTCCTGTAATGATCATTAACGAAACATTTTTGAGCTTCTTAGGTCTCGGTTTGCGTCCGCCTGCTATCAGTTGGGGTGTACTCTTACAAGAAGCACAGAATCTTCAGTCGATTGCCCTGGCTCCTTGGTTGTTGCTTCCTGGCTTGGCTGTCATCTTTACCGTTCTTGCGCTCAACATCCTGGGGGATGGCTTGCGTGATGCCGCAGATCCTTATAGTTGA
- a CDS encoding dipeptide ABC transporter ATP-binding protein, whose translation MSAEPTPSTLTASTLMPPERLLDVKELKKYFPIRKGVFKSVVGQVKSVDGVTFHLNQGETLGLVGESGCGKTTTSRCLLRAINPTSGEIRYRQADGQLVDVTQLTSDQLRALRKEMQMIFQDPFASLNPRMNLLDLVGEPLLVNGVANRKERSDRVADLLHLVGLRPEYMRRFPHAFSGGQRQRIVIARALALNPRLVVADEPVSALDVSVQAQVLNLLLDLQEQLKLTYLFVAHDLSVVRHISDRVAVMYVGRIVEMSPTDELFLAPKHPYTAALLSAVPVADPRIRSKMQPLEGDVPSPSNPPSGCHFHPRCPFATDLCRQKAPDLEEVQPNHFVACHRQAELALSGVSQPT comes from the coding sequence ATGTCAGCTGAACCAACCCCATCAACTTTGACTGCTAGTACACTCATGCCTCCGGAGCGCTTGCTAGATGTCAAGGAGCTAAAAAAATATTTTCCTATCCGAAAGGGGGTTTTTAAAAGTGTAGTAGGCCAGGTAAAATCTGTTGATGGGGTTACATTTCATTTAAACCAGGGAGAGACCTTAGGGCTTGTGGGTGAAAGTGGCTGTGGAAAAACAACCACTTCCCGATGTCTGCTACGTGCCATCAATCCAACATCTGGTGAAATCCGTTATCGTCAAGCTGATGGGCAGTTGGTGGATGTGACACAACTAACCAGTGACCAACTGAGAGCACTACGTAAGGAGATGCAGATGATCTTTCAAGATCCATTTGCCTCTCTCAATCCTCGAATGAACTTACTTGATCTTGTTGGTGAGCCTCTTTTGGTCAACGGTGTCGCCAATCGCAAAGAACGAAGTGATCGAGTCGCTGATCTGCTTCATCTTGTGGGCCTGAGACCAGAATATATGCGTCGGTTTCCACATGCGTTTAGTGGAGGTCAGCGGCAAAGAATCGTGATTGCCCGCGCCCTGGCGCTAAATCCTCGACTGGTCGTAGCCGATGAGCCAGTCTCTGCTTTGGATGTTTCAGTACAGGCCCAGGTACTCAATTTATTGCTGGATCTGCAGGAACAGTTGAAGCTGACTTACCTGTTTGTTGCGCATGATTTGAGTGTCGTTCGTCACATTAGCGATCGTGTGGCCGTAATGTATGTGGGCCGGATTGTAGAAATGTCTCCAACAGATGAGCTTTTCCTGGCTCCAAAACACCCTTACACCGCGGCTTTGCTATCAGCCGTACCGGTTGCTGATCCCAGAATTCGCTCAAAGATGCAACCCTTGGAGGGAGATGTGCCCAGTCCGTCCAATCCCCCTAGTGGTTGCCATTTCCATCCCAGATGCCCCTTTGCCACTGATTTGTGTCGGCAAAAAGCACCAGACTTGGAAGAAGTCCAACCTAATCACTTCGTGGCCTGTCATCGGCAAGCCGAGTTAGCATTGTCTGGAGTCTCTCAGCCAACCTGA
- a CDS encoding sulfatase-like hydrolase/transferase yields MSQKLENKPNIVLIMPDQLRPDFLGCYGSKFVQTPNIDMLAQQGLQFNRALSPSPICIPARASLLTGHNALSTGVLTNNYWLRPDHEDCGLLSFTNALLENGYHNEGIGKMHFIPWDQEEGFSHRWIAEDKRHIHIQDDYADYLAARDLRKLAGTEEPGYRAGRMASVNPIPLEHQVDVWVGDRSVEFIKDFRQDRPYFLWVAFPGPHDPYNPPSEILDYMRPAEEFPFSIPGTADSQNFQKGFIQAHLTGSAQADFREFPELAKQTIRRHYAGLVQIIDHQVGQILSAIEEQNSERETLIFFTSDHGDFLGDFDMVGKALFYESSSRIPLIAKGTPYQVGQSKSLVSLTDLYATILSHAGINMIAQDSQVISTKPEQQARKNLFGATGAGLMWFEERWKLSRYKNGLSTLFDMEADPLEQNNLLLDPDFDDIRNHMEAELTKSLMEGLVQGHQEKSYPYMTLTPDHAGHHRNWQRLYPANTWEKPNEMKANWGKAGMPV; encoded by the coding sequence ATGTCACAAAAGCTAGAAAACAAACCCAATATTGTTTTGATCATGCCGGATCAACTCAGGCCTGATTTTCTTGGATGCTACGGCAGCAAATTCGTTCAAACTCCCAATATCGATATGCTTGCCCAACAAGGGTTACAATTCAACCGGGCCTTATCTCCCTCCCCAATCTGCATTCCAGCTAGGGCATCTCTACTCACAGGACACAACGCCCTCTCAACTGGAGTATTAACGAACAACTACTGGCTGCGCCCAGACCATGAAGATTGTGGTCTTCTCAGTTTTACCAACGCCCTTTTAGAAAATGGCTATCATAATGAAGGCATCGGCAAGATGCACTTCATTCCCTGGGACCAAGAGGAGGGATTCAGTCATCGTTGGATTGCTGAAGACAAGCGCCATATCCATATTCAGGATGACTACGCTGATTATTTGGCAGCACGAGATCTTCGGAAGCTTGCTGGCACAGAAGAACCTGGCTACCGAGCGGGCCGAATGGCTTCCGTCAACCCAATCCCATTGGAACACCAAGTGGACGTTTGGGTTGGAGATCGGAGTGTGGAGTTTATCAAGGATTTCCGCCAGGATAGACCATACTTTCTGTGGGTGGCTTTCCCAGGACCACATGATCCTTACAACCCACCCTCAGAAATTCTTGATTACATGCGTCCGGCAGAAGAGTTTCCCTTTTCAATTCCTGGAACCGCAGACAGTCAGAACTTTCAAAAGGGGTTTATTCAAGCCCACCTCACTGGATCAGCTCAAGCAGATTTTCGAGAGTTTCCAGAATTAGCCAAACAGACCATTCGACGACACTATGCAGGTTTGGTTCAGATCATTGATCACCAAGTCGGACAAATTTTAAGTGCTATAGAAGAGCAGAATTCTGAGCGTGAGACACTAATCTTCTTCACATCAGATCATGGTGATTTTCTCGGTGACTTCGACATGGTTGGTAAGGCTTTATTTTACGAATCCTCTTCTCGTATACCGCTGATTGCGAAAGGAACACCCTATCAGGTTGGACAATCCAAGAGCTTGGTTTCGTTGACAGATCTATACGCAACAATCCTCAGTCATGCGGGAATAAATATGATAGCTCAGGACTCCCAGGTAATCTCCACAAAGCCTGAGCAGCAGGCTCGTAAAAACCTGTTTGGAGCTACAGGTGCTGGGCTAATGTGGTTTGAAGAGCGTTGGAAATTATCACGCTACAAAAATGGACTCAGTACTTTATTTGATATGGAAGCGGACCCCCTCGAACAAAACAACCTACTTCTTGATCCTGATTTTGATGATATCCGCAACCACATGGAAGCAGAGTTAACCAAATCGTTGATGGAGGGTCTGGTTCAGGGTCATCAAGAAAAATCATATCCCTACATGACACTTACTCCAGATCATGCTGGGCATCATAGAAATTGGCAGCGTCTCTATCCAGCCAATACCTGGGAAAAACCTAACGAAATGAAGGCCAATTGGGGCAAAGCGGGGATGCCTGTATGA
- a CDS encoding ABC transporter ATP-binding protein, which produces MTNQPLLEVRDLQTVFELDEGSVKAVDGVSFDVYPGRVLGIVGESGCGKSVTIKSVLRLIEKPGRIANGAIRFRSKILGNSSDEMVDLVQLPAKSAQLRALRGNEIALIPQEPMAAFSPVHTIGNQLIEVIQLHQPGSDEEAKKIAVNRLKEVGVPNPESAMNRYSWELSGGLRQRAMIGMALTCDPLLLIADEPTTAIDVTTQAQVLSLLRKLQQEHQTSIIFITRDLGVIAQLADDVVVMYLGKVMESGPVDQIFHNPQHPYTRALLRSIPTVYTNNRSRLPTISGSIPHPFQKRTGCPFVARCQEALPQQKCSNQAPVLKVINEHQSVSCFLHEEEVNVS; this is translated from the coding sequence ATGACAAATCAGCCTCTGCTAGAAGTCCGCGATCTGCAGACTGTTTTTGAGCTTGATGAGGGATCTGTCAAAGCGGTTGATGGAGTCAGCTTTGATGTGTATCCAGGGAGAGTTCTCGGTATTGTTGGTGAAAGTGGCTGCGGCAAAAGTGTCACGATCAAGTCAGTCCTACGTTTGATCGAAAAACCTGGCAGAATTGCAAACGGTGCCATTCGCTTTCGGTCAAAAATTCTGGGTAATTCCTCTGATGAAATGGTTGATCTTGTTCAGTTACCGGCTAAGAGTGCTCAACTTCGGGCCTTGCGAGGGAATGAGATCGCCCTGATTCCCCAAGAACCAATGGCTGCATTCAGTCCAGTGCATACCATTGGCAATCAATTGATAGAGGTGATTCAACTCCATCAACCCGGCAGTGATGAAGAAGCGAAAAAGATTGCTGTGAATCGTCTCAAAGAAGTTGGAGTTCCAAATCCAGAAAGCGCAATGAATCGCTATTCTTGGGAACTTAGTGGCGGGCTTCGTCAACGTGCGATGATTGGAATGGCTCTTACCTGCGATCCACTGCTCCTTATAGCTGATGAACCCACCACTGCCATTGATGTCACCACACAGGCTCAAGTGCTGAGCCTACTGCGCAAGCTACAACAGGAGCATCAGACATCAATTATCTTCATCACCCGTGACCTTGGAGTGATCGCCCAACTCGCTGATGATGTCGTGGTGATGTATCTAGGAAAGGTGATGGAGAGTGGCCCAGTTGATCAAATTTTTCATAATCCCCAACATCCCTACACGCGGGCTCTACTTAGATCTATCCCAACCGTCTACACAAATAATCGCAGTCGTCTACCAACGATCTCAGGATCAATTCCTCACCCATTTCAGAAACGTACAGGTTGTCCGTTTGTGGCCCGTTGCCAAGAGGCTCTCCCGCAACAGAAGTGTTCCAATCAAGCACCAGTACTCAAAGTGATCAACGAACACCAATCAGTGAGTTGCTTCCTTCATGAAGAGGAGGTCAATGTCAGCTGA
- a CDS encoding ABC transporter permease: MLIYIIKRLLLLPFLLLIFSVIAFLLIQAPPGDFLTSYIAELAASGSSMERAQIDALRALYGLDQPMYLQYFKWMGRILTGDLGVSLDWQRPISELIGERMGLTLALGLGTFVFTWLIAIPIGIFSATRKYSFFDYFFTVFNYFGVATPTFMTALVLMWIAFKYYGVSVTGLFSAEYIDAPWSWDRVVDLLQHLWLPVVILGLDGTARLARVMRANLLDELKKPYMEMARAKGLSEWHLVMKYPVRLAMNPLISTIGWYLPLIFSGSVIVATVMNLPTIGPMLLRALISQDMFLAGTIILFYMMLAVVGTLISDILLAWLDPRIRLDEE, from the coding sequence ATGTTAATCTATATCATCAAGCGGCTCCTGCTGTTGCCGTTCCTGCTACTGATCTTTTCTGTCATCGCCTTCCTCTTGATCCAAGCTCCTCCTGGTGACTTTCTAACCAGCTATATTGCTGAATTGGCAGCATCGGGATCCTCGATGGAAAGGGCCCAGATTGATGCGTTGCGTGCGCTCTATGGCCTTGATCAGCCCATGTACCTCCAATATTTCAAATGGATGGGAAGAATCCTGACTGGAGACCTGGGAGTATCATTGGATTGGCAACGTCCCATTAGTGAACTAATCGGTGAACGCATGGGGCTCACCCTCGCCCTTGGCTTGGGGACTTTTGTATTTACATGGTTGATTGCGATCCCGATTGGAATTTTCTCAGCCACACGCAAGTACTCTTTTTTTGATTACTTCTTCACTGTTTTTAATTACTTCGGTGTTGCCACTCCAACTTTCATGACGGCTTTAGTCCTGATGTGGATAGCCTTTAAATACTATGGTGTGAGCGTCACAGGACTTTTCTCAGCAGAGTACATCGATGCTCCCTGGAGTTGGGATCGAGTCGTAGATTTGTTGCAGCACTTATGGCTTCCCGTTGTCATTCTTGGGTTGGATGGAACTGCCCGTCTTGCCAGAGTTATGCGGGCCAACTTACTCGACGAGCTAAAAAAACCGTACATGGAGATGGCACGAGCCAAGGGTCTCTCCGAGTGGCATCTCGTCATGAAATATCCTGTCCGTTTAGCAATGAACCCCCTGATAAGTACGATTGGTTGGTATCTACCTCTTATCTTTTCTGGAAGTGTAATTGTCGCAACGGTAATGAATTTGCCCACCATAGGCCCTATGTTGCTTAGGGCTCTGATCAGCCAGGATATGTTTCTGGCAGGCACAATCATTCTCTTCTACATGATGCTAGCAGTGGTTGGCACATTGATTTCTGACATTCTCTTGGCTTGGCTGGATCCCAGAATTCGACTGGACGAGGAGTAA
- a CDS encoding ABC transporter substrate-binding protein translates to MKRSTFLKSLVALGFSTIIGSTGVIAGESPDLEAMVKAGTLPPLNERLPEIPLMLPVVDEIGQYGGTLRRAFLGPGDHNNYTRAVYDALVRYAPDGSQIVPHIAAGWESNENFTEWIIRLRPGAKWSDGTPFNADDIMFWYDNILMNQELMPGGVGWMKNGDGSLASVQKLSDYLVKWTYKQPNTAFLLNMANLDGADKSISNLVFVPAHYLKQFHPDHTSKASLDAKVKAAGFDTWTQLFAVEALPHLSGNRPGMAAWVPDGTTVSDQVFTIKRNPYFVGVDPQGNQLPYIDEIRFTFFADKEALNLAAVAGEIDFQGRHINMSSYPVLKENENNANYRVVTWPTFGGSDAVVMLNQTWIGPEGEYFRNKNFRIALSHAIDRDAIKELAFFGLGEARQGVPAPFHPYYPGDEYAFRYTEFNPEESSAMLDKVLPNKNSDGHRLMSNGQVLDIEIGVVPQFGAWTDIAQLIVENWAEVGVKAHVEVRERAQHFSMRPANELMSEVWNEDTTGFPFSGQPKFDPRSDPALTFAPLVAKWYASGGKEGQAPPAEIKRLVDIIDEAKTSGRNRQIALAKELFQIWADNVWEIGTVGMTPMIQGVLVANDKLRNVPAVAGNDWPLRTPGDTRLEQYFYSR, encoded by the coding sequence ATGAAACGATCTACTTTTCTCAAATCTCTCGTTGCTCTTGGATTTTCTACAATCATTGGGAGCACAGGAGTAATTGCAGGGGAATCCCCCGATCTCGAAGCAATGGTCAAAGCCGGGACATTGCCACCATTGAATGAGCGTCTCCCTGAGATTCCATTGATGCTGCCTGTTGTTGACGAAATTGGTCAATACGGTGGCACACTCCGTCGTGCGTTCCTTGGTCCAGGTGACCACAACAACTACACAAGAGCCGTCTACGACGCACTAGTTCGTTATGCACCAGACGGAAGCCAGATTGTTCCTCATATCGCAGCAGGTTGGGAATCTAACGAAAACTTCACAGAATGGATTATTCGCCTCAGGCCAGGCGCTAAATGGTCAGACGGCACTCCATTCAACGCTGATGACATTATGTTCTGGTACGACAATATTTTGATGAACCAAGAACTAATGCCCGGTGGTGTTGGCTGGATGAAAAACGGAGATGGTTCATTGGCCTCAGTCCAAAAGCTTTCGGACTACTTGGTCAAGTGGACTTACAAGCAGCCAAACACAGCCTTCCTGCTAAATATGGCGAACCTGGATGGTGCTGACAAATCGATCAGCAATCTAGTATTTGTTCCAGCTCATTATTTGAAGCAATTCCATCCTGACCATACCAGCAAGGCTAGCTTGGATGCCAAGGTAAAAGCAGCAGGTTTTGATACTTGGACCCAACTATTCGCGGTGGAAGCACTCCCGCATTTGAGCGGTAATCGACCAGGCATGGCGGCTTGGGTTCCAGATGGAACAACTGTTTCGGACCAGGTCTTCACGATCAAACGTAATCCGTATTTCGTGGGAGTCGATCCACAGGGCAACCAACTGCCCTATATTGACGAAATCCGCTTTACCTTCTTTGCGGACAAGGAAGCTTTGAACCTTGCAGCAGTTGCTGGTGAGATTGATTTTCAGGGGCGTCACATCAACATGAGTAGTTATCCTGTTCTCAAAGAAAACGAGAACAACGCAAACTATCGTGTGGTTACCTGGCCAACCTTTGGAGGCTCAGATGCAGTTGTGATGCTGAACCAAACGTGGATAGGCCCTGAAGGTGAATACTTCCGCAATAAGAACTTCCGCATCGCGCTTTCTCACGCAATTGATCGAGATGCCATCAAGGAGCTAGCATTCTTCGGCCTTGGTGAAGCTCGTCAAGGAGTCCCTGCTCCCTTCCACCCTTACTACCCTGGAGATGAATACGCCTTCCGCTATACCGAGTTCAATCCAGAAGAATCTTCGGCAATGTTGGATAAAGTTCTTCCAAACAAAAACAGCGATGGACATCGTCTTATGTCCAATGGACAGGTACTTGACATTGAAATTGGGGTGGTCCCTCAATTTGGTGCTTGGACAGATATCGCACAATTGATTGTGGAGAATTGGGCAGAAGTCGGAGTCAAAGCACATGTGGAAGTTCGTGAGCGAGCTCAACACTTCTCGATGCGCCCAGCCAATGAGTTGATGTCAGAAGTCTGGAACGAAGACACCACGGGCTTCCCTTTCAGTGGTCAACCCAAGTTTGATCCCCGAAGTGATCCAGCTTTGACCTTTGCACCCTTAGTTGCCAAGTGGTATGCATCCGGCGGTAAGGAAGGACAAGCTCCACCTGCTGAAATCAAGCGCTTGGTCGACATCATTGATGAAGCCAAAACTTCTGGACGTAATCGGCAAATCGCCCTGGCCAAAGAACTCTTCCAAATCTGGGCTGATAATGTCTGGGAAATTGGAACCGTTGGGATGACCCCAATGATTCAGGGAGTTCTAGTTGCGAATGATAAGCTGCGCAATGTTCCAGCCGTTGCTGGAAACGATTGGCCTCTGCGTACTCCAGGAGATACCCGTCTCGAACAGTATTTCTATTCACGCTGA